In the Geothermobacter ehrlichii genome, GAGAGCACCCGCGAATCCCTCGCGATGCTGCTCTACACCCTCGGCCACGAGGTCGTCCCCTGCGCCGCCCCCGATTTCTGCTCCGGCTTTCGCGACAACGTCTGTGCCTGTCCAAGGGGCCACACCTGCGCCGACGTCCTCTTCATCGGTCAGCACCTCTCCGGCACCCGCGGCATCGAGTTCATCCGCCAGCGCCTCCATGGCAACTGTCACGGGCTGGTGCGCAACATGTTTCTGGTCTGCCAACCCTGGTCGGCGCACGAAGAAGAGATGGCGCGCGAACTCGGCTGCCGCTTTCTGCAGACCCCCATCAACCAGCAGCAACTGGACGACATCCTGCAACAGATCGCCCGCCGAACCGACCCGAACCGCAAGCTGATTCTGACCTTCCCCCGGTTTAGTGGACACCGGGTTAGGCTGCAAGTTCAAAATAGGCCGCCTCGTATTCAGCCGGGCTTTTATAGCCCAGCGTTGAGTGCAGACGGCGCCGGTTATAGAACCGCTCGATGTACTCAAAAATGCTCTGGCGAGCGTGGAAGCGGGTCGGATATCTCTGGTGAAATACCACCTCCTGCTTCAGGCTGCCAAAGAAACTTTCAACCGGGGCGTTGTCCCAGCAATCGCCCTTGCGGCTCATGCTGCAGCGCATGCCATGCTTGACCAGTAACGACTGGAAGTCTGTGCTGGCATACTGTGA is a window encoding:
- a CDS encoding integrase core domain-containing protein → SQYASTDFQSLLVKHGMRCSMSRKGDCWDNAPVESFFGSLKQEVVFHQRYPTRFHARQSIFEYIERFYNRRRLHSTLGYKSPAEYEAAYFELAA